The following coding sequences lie in one Chelatococcus sp. YT9 genomic window:
- a CDS encoding amino acid ABC transporter permease, translating to MRMRSFGINDVWYLLIATQWTIYLTVVAFVIGGALGLWLALARTGSSWLGNGLALVWIRAFQNTPLLVQLFLIYYGLGLFGFRLPPFVAAAVGLICYASAFLAEIWRGCILSVPRQQWEAADALALTPWQIRRYVILPQALRIATPPTVGFLVKLIKNSSLASVVGMTELMRAATAINNATFQPFKVFLCAAIIYFLLCFPLTLLSRRFERKLNVSTRG from the coding sequence CTGCGCATGCGTAGCTTCGGTATCAATGATGTGTGGTATTTGCTGATCGCAACGCAGTGGACGATCTATCTCACGGTCGTGGCCTTTGTGATTGGCGGTGCGCTTGGACTGTGGCTAGCCCTCGCGCGCACCGGCAGTTCGTGGTTGGGCAACGGCCTGGCGCTCGTCTGGATCAGAGCCTTTCAGAACACGCCGCTCCTTGTGCAATTGTTTCTCATCTACTACGGACTCGGCTTGTTCGGCTTTCGTCTCCCACCCTTTGTAGCGGCTGCGGTGGGGCTCATTTGCTATGCATCGGCTTTCCTCGCCGAGATTTGGCGAGGCTGCATCCTGTCCGTGCCTCGGCAACAATGGGAAGCAGCGGATGCATTGGCGCTGACCCCTTGGCAAATCCGCCGCTATGTCATCTTGCCGCAAGCTCTGCGTATCGCCACTCCGCCGACAGTCGGCTTTCTGGTCAAACTCATCAAGAACTCTTCACTTGCCAGTGTCGTGGGGATGACTGAGCTGATGCGGGCCGCGACCGCCATCAACAACGCGACCTTTCAGCCGTTCAAGGTCTTTCTTTGCGCAGCTATCATCTATTTTCTGCTGTGCTTCCCGCTGACCTTGCTCAGCCGTCGATTTGAGAGAAAGCTCAATGTCAGCACTCGAGGTTAG
- a CDS encoding amino acid ABC transporter permease: MTYQFQFGAVFARAELLIDGFLLTLQLTVLTGLIGLALGLGCAIVRTYGPRQARLAVATYVEIFRNTPFLVQLFLIFFGIPEIGKTFGLRWLPSPYLAGLAALSINIGAYATEIIRAGLQSVHRSQIEAADSLGLTRWQVIRYIVLPPALSNVYPALSSEFILLMLGTSVVSVISVEELTGTANLIQSETYRTFETYVLIWLIYFALALVLKWILDAIAMRFIGRQKRPATIAGAAHA, translated from the coding sequence GTGACCTATCAATTCCAGTTCGGGGCGGTGTTTGCCCGCGCCGAGCTGCTGATCGACGGCTTTCTGCTCACACTGCAGCTGACCGTGCTGACGGGCCTAATTGGCCTCGCGCTAGGGCTGGGTTGCGCGATCGTCCGTACTTACGGGCCACGCCAGGCGCGGCTAGCGGTTGCCACTTATGTCGAGATCTTCCGGAATACGCCGTTCCTCGTGCAATTGTTTCTGATTTTTTTCGGCATCCCGGAAATTGGCAAGACTTTTGGTCTGCGGTGGCTACCGTCACCCTACCTCGCCGGCCTCGCTGCGCTTTCGATCAATATCGGCGCCTACGCAACGGAGATCATAAGGGCCGGTTTGCAGTCGGTCCATCGCAGCCAGATTGAAGCCGCGGATTCCCTTGGCCTGACGCGATGGCAGGTGATCCGATATATCGTACTGCCACCGGCACTCAGCAACGTCTATCCCGCACTGTCAAGTGAATTCATTCTTTTGATGCTAGGGACCAGCGTCGTCTCAGTGATCTCTGTCGAGGAATTGACGGGGACCGCGAATTTAATTCAGTCGGAAACCTACCGGACGTTTGAGACATATGTGCTGATTTGGCTTATCTATTTCGCCCTAGCACTTGTGCTGAAGTGGATACTCGACGCAATCGCCATGCGCTTTATTGGCCGGCAGAAGCGGCCCGCTACAATCGCGGGTGCTGCGCATGCGTAG
- a CDS encoding transporter substrate-binding domain-containing protein, with translation MLRLLSALLVPLAFVAGVSTTKADGGALDRILSKKKIVIAVQNDVTPYSLLDSNNKLDGLDIEVGRQIAKDLGVEPEFVVVTGANRIPALVTNQADITIATLTLTPQRAAVVSLTAPYTAVPHVVVGPKAKEIKSWKDMKDIKIGVPRGSFQDQYVTQLVGGNNIRRFEDDATTFQALASGQVEATALGITVAKSIIEKNPDLNLEIKFEGAMTYPTIGTRHADYDLRHWINTWIFYHKTDGFLQAMHNKWLKIDMPELPSY, from the coding sequence GTGCTAAGATTGCTCTCAGCCTTGCTTGTCCCTCTGGCATTCGTAGCGGGCGTGTCGACAACAAAGGCGGACGGCGGGGCTCTCGACCGCATTCTGTCGAAGAAGAAGATTGTCATCGCTGTACAGAACGATGTCACGCCCTATTCTTTGCTGGATTCCAACAACAAGCTCGACGGTCTTGATATCGAAGTCGGGCGTCAGATTGCAAAGGATCTCGGCGTCGAGCCGGAGTTCGTTGTCGTCACGGGCGCGAACCGAATTCCGGCGCTTGTCACCAATCAGGCCGACATCACTATCGCTACGCTGACCCTGACCCCGCAACGGGCGGCGGTGGTCAGCCTGACCGCGCCCTACACGGCAGTGCCACATGTGGTCGTCGGCCCAAAGGCGAAGGAGATCAAGAGTTGGAAGGACATGAAGGATATCAAGATCGGTGTACCGCGCGGAAGCTTCCAAGATCAGTACGTGACGCAGCTTGTTGGTGGAAACAATATTCGACGCTTCGAAGATGATGCGACGACTTTTCAGGCACTCGCGTCCGGACAGGTCGAGGCGACTGCGTTGGGAATTACCGTTGCCAAGTCCATTATCGAAAAAAACCCTGATCTCAACCTTGAGATCAAGTTCGAGGGGGCGATGACCTACCCCACGATCGGCACCCGTCATGCGGACTATGATCTAAGGCACTGGATCAACACATGGATCTTCTATCATAAGACCGACGGATTCCTACAGGCTATGCATAACAAATGGCTGAAGATCGATATGCCGGAGTTGCCGTCCTACTGA
- a CDS encoding amidohydrolase family protein, producing the protein MIVDCHVNIWDDEHVLPHYVSGTAMARHGTIGTVADMETVHTAMRGVDKAIIFSLRYHDSAGIDGNDEVTARAVAKYPDKFIGFAAVDPRRRDAMDLLVHAVEDLHLKGVKFGPIYNGVSLLDPRMVPVYEYCVKRNLPLTMHMGTTFAAGTPIQYGKPTDVDEIARRYPDLKMIMAHLAHPWAEECIVICRKNENVYTEISAIFYRPWQFWNGLIAAQEYRITERNKIFWGTDFPFATVEESIEALQTVNRLVEGTPMPRVSQQTIDHILYSNPLEHWWHGGYPG; encoded by the coding sequence GTGATCGTCGATTGCCATGTGAATATCTGGGATGATGAGCATGTATTGCCGCATTATGTCAGCGGCACGGCGATGGCCCGCCATGGGACTATCGGCACCGTCGCGGATATGGAAACCGTCCACACGGCAATGCGCGGTGTCGACAAGGCGATCATTTTCAGCCTTCGATATCATGACAGCGCAGGTATCGACGGCAATGACGAGGTTACGGCGCGCGCTGTCGCGAAATATCCCGACAAGTTTATCGGCTTCGCGGCTGTCGATCCGCGTCGTCGCGATGCCATGGATCTCCTGGTGCATGCGGTCGAGGATCTCCATCTCAAAGGGGTTAAGTTCGGGCCGATTTACAACGGGGTGTCCTTGCTCGATCCGCGCATGGTTCCGGTCTATGAATATTGCGTGAAGCGGAACCTTCCACTGACCATGCATATGGGCACTACCTTCGCGGCCGGCACACCCATCCAATATGGCAAGCCGACAGACGTCGACGAAATTGCCCGGCGATATCCAGACCTCAAGATGATCATGGCGCATCTCGCACACCCTTGGGCTGAGGAGTGCATCGTCATCTGCCGCAAGAATGAGAACGTCTACACAGAGATTTCGGCGATCTTCTATCGACCCTGGCAGTTTTGGAATGGTCTGATCGCTGCGCAGGAATACCGGATCACCGAGCGTAACAAGATTTTTTGGGGCACGGATTTTCCCTTTGCTACGGTCGAGGAGTCAATCGAGGCGCTGCAAACAGTCAACCGTTTGGTCGAAGGCACGCCGATGCCCCGCGTCAGCCAGCAAACCATCGACCACATTCTCTACTCCAATCCGCTCGAGCACTGGTGGCACGGCGGCTATCCCGGGTGA
- a CDS encoding aspartate aminotransferase family protein: MTETVAEAVARRRQYIAGGTMSINRAINPAKLFVRAKGAYLWDADGNAYIDYHAGFAPYLFGHADREIDDAVIAAIGSGASLIGAGTMPWEAEIAEMLVEAVPGLEQIQLTSTGSEAVSYALRLARAATGRGAVVVMQGGYNGWSDYVSYNLMDHKDIVADHREGEEYPLRVTTAGIPKVIDATVRVIEYNDLSAAEKVLARGDVAALILEPVLQNIGVVKPLPGYLEGLRALCDRYGTVLIFDEVKTGFRHALGGYQAIAGVRPDLCTFGKAVANGYPLGVVGGRREIMALCNDPDPSRRVVVAGTYNGHPVNVAAARASLLRLKAREAEIYGELDRLGARMQAGIQAVFTQRNYPVTFVRQGSAFALYFMDHAPQNWRDIALHNDNERDVRYRRAMIEAGIFHFPAATKQSSISLAHTDDDIDRTIAITEKVVRTLG, translated from the coding sequence ATGACTGAGACTGTGGCGGAAGCCGTGGCCAGACGGCGCCAGTATATTGCCGGCGGCACAATGTCCATCAATCGCGCAATCAACCCGGCGAAGCTCTTCGTGCGCGCCAAGGGCGCCTATCTCTGGGACGCCGACGGAAACGCTTATATCGACTACCACGCAGGCTTTGCGCCCTACTTGTTCGGACATGCGGACCGCGAAATTGATGACGCCGTGATCGCGGCCATCGGCAGTGGTGCTTCGCTGATCGGTGCAGGTACTATGCCATGGGAAGCTGAAATAGCGGAAATGCTTGTTGAGGCAGTGCCTGGACTTGAGCAAATCCAGTTGACCAGCACAGGGTCCGAAGCTGTTTCCTACGCGCTGCGGCTTGCTCGTGCAGCGACCGGCCGGGGGGCCGTGGTCGTGATGCAAGGCGGCTATAACGGCTGGTCGGATTATGTCTCGTATAACCTTATGGATCACAAGGATATAGTGGCGGATCATCGGGAGGGTGAGGAGTATCCACTGCGTGTGACTACCGCCGGGATCCCGAAGGTAATCGACGCGACGGTCCGGGTGATTGAATACAACGATCTTTCGGCAGCGGAGAAAGTCCTCGCGCGCGGCGACGTGGCAGCGCTCATCCTGGAGCCGGTTCTGCAGAACATCGGCGTGGTCAAGCCCTTGCCCGGATATCTGGAGGGCTTGCGCGCGCTCTGCGACCGCTATGGAACGGTTCTGATCTTCGACGAAGTGAAGACTGGTTTTCGCCATGCGCTTGGTGGCTATCAGGCCATAGCGGGGGTTCGCCCGGATCTCTGCACCTTCGGCAAGGCGGTTGCAAACGGATATCCGCTCGGCGTGGTCGGTGGGCGGCGCGAAATCATGGCGCTCTGTAACGATCCTGACCCAAGCCGGCGTGTCGTGGTCGCAGGAACCTACAACGGTCATCCGGTCAATGTGGCAGCGGCACGCGCCAGTCTCTTGCGTCTCAAGGCGCGGGAGGCAGAAATTTACGGGGAACTGGATCGGCTTGGCGCGAGAATGCAGGCGGGTATCCAAGCGGTGTTTACTCAGCGAAATTATCCCGTCACCTTCGTGCGACAAGGCTCGGCTTTCGCTCTGTACTTCATGGACCATGCACCGCAAAACTGGCGTGACATCGCGCTTCACAACGACAATGAGCGAGATGTCCGATACCGCCGTGCGATGATCGAGGCTGGGATATTTCATTTTCCCGCAGCAACCAAGCAGTCCAGCATTTCGCTTGCCCATACCGACGATGATATCGACCGCACGATCGCGATCACAGAGAAAGTCGTCAGGACCCTTGGCTGA
- a CDS encoding LacI family DNA-binding transcriptional regulator, giving the protein MASRDSVSKYPVDKAPPAERSLRRRSTLKDVARLAGVSPMTVSNVVNGTLRGYNEETRDRVLDAIERANYRPDIAARSLRTDRRMAVGMLVVQTGRRFLADPYITSLLDGLCAGLNQRGYSLVLQGLHVDDLATASLVQQLQTDGLCVLMSGSFMANTAFRATLKAMRQPIVMFQQPQPDPEGDICSLRQDDFDGGRVVCEHLVQRGARHVVAVVPELDWPAMSARVAGVRSFIDTSGARTKITVLTSTDESAAATQGAIEGFMASNARFDAVFAGNDQMAIAAHRLFTRRQIRIPEDVMLAGFNGLDFIDYFGTRLTTVRSPAFELGQLGAYHMVKRIETGGFDSRAITLPTELMIGTTT; this is encoded by the coding sequence ATGGCCTCTCGTGACAGCGTGAGCAAGTACCCAGTCGATAAAGCCCCGCCTGCGGAGAGGTCGCTCCGCCGTCGCTCCACCTTGAAGGACGTCGCGCGCTTGGCAGGCGTGTCGCCGATGACCGTCTCGAATGTCGTCAATGGCACGCTCCGCGGTTACAATGAGGAGACACGGGACCGCGTGCTTGACGCCATCGAGCGGGCAAACTACCGGCCGGACATCGCGGCGCGTTCTTTACGAACTGATCGACGCATGGCCGTCGGTATGCTGGTGGTGCAAACCGGGCGTCGTTTTCTAGCCGATCCATATATTACAAGCCTGTTGGACGGGCTCTGCGCGGGCCTCAATCAGCGCGGCTACTCCCTGGTTCTTCAAGGCCTTCATGTGGACGATCTGGCAACCGCGTCTCTTGTCCAGCAGTTGCAGACAGACGGCCTCTGCGTGCTCATGTCCGGTAGTTTCATGGCCAACACGGCGTTCAGAGCGACTCTGAAGGCCATGCGCCAGCCGATCGTGATGTTCCAGCAACCTCAACCCGATCCCGAGGGGGATATCTGCTCTTTGCGGCAGGATGATTTCGACGGCGGCCGGGTTGTGTGCGAACACCTGGTGCAACGAGGGGCCCGGCATGTTGTCGCGGTCGTGCCGGAGCTCGACTGGCCGGCCATGTCGGCGCGCGTCGCCGGCGTGCGATCCTTCATCGATACATCAGGCGCCCGCACAAAGATCACGGTGCTGACGTCGACGGACGAATCGGCCGCGGCCACGCAAGGTGCAATCGAGGGATTCATGGCTTCAAATGCGCGTTTCGATGCCGTCTTCGCCGGTAATGACCAGATGGCCATCGCCGCACATCGCCTATTCACGCGCCGCCAAATCCGCATTCCGGAAGATGTGATGCTGGCCGGCTTCAACGGCCTGGATTTCATCGACTATTTCGGTACTCGCCTGACGACCGTGCGATCGCCCGCCTTCGAACTCGGCCAACTTGGTGCGTATCACATGGTAAAACGTATCGAGACAGGCGGCTTCGACAGCCGGGCAATCACCTTGCCGACCGAGCTCATGATTGGCACCACGACTTGA